The Exiguobacterium acetylicum genome includes a window with the following:
- a CDS encoding AAA family ATPase, whose product MRTIISIQGAMASGKTTLVRALEATYPDLHVYYENPYPIVQKRRELELDIQTEDGFVENQRLFIQAELDRFRHFPEGVILLDRGPEDLEFYTLHYPQVYGHDWDIASRLQVELEALRSCRSDQILYLQAPTNLLQERRDADQTRSRHSFAQHQPLWVLEEKWYEQFPVHMIDTREKTIEQVREAALHQLSSTGVL is encoded by the coding sequence ATGAGAACGATCATCTCGATTCAAGGTGCCATGGCATCCGGAAAAACGACGCTCGTACGAGCGTTGGAGGCTACTTATCCTGACCTTCATGTCTATTATGAAAATCCGTATCCGATTGTTCAAAAACGACGGGAACTCGAGTTAGACATCCAAACCGAGGATGGATTTGTCGAAAATCAACGCTTGTTCATTCAAGCAGAACTCGATCGTTTTCGACATTTTCCTGAAGGCGTCATTTTACTCGATCGTGGTCCGGAAGATCTTGAATTCTATACGTTGCATTATCCACAAGTATACGGTCACGACTGGGACATCGCGTCACGCTTGCAGGTGGAACTCGAGGCATTAAGATCGTGCCGGTCCGACCAGATTCTTTATTTACAAGCGCCGACTAATCTTTTACAAGAACGACGTGACGCCGATCAGACAAGGTCTCGCCATTCCTTTGCACAACATCAACCACTTTGGGTGCTCGAAGAAAAATGGTATGAACAGTTTCCGGTACATATGATTGATACGAGGGAAAAAACGATTGAGCAAGTCCGAGAAGCAGCGCTTCATCAGCTGTCTTCTACCGGAGTGTTATGA
- a CDS encoding NUDIX hydrolase, with protein MGYITELRKLVGTRPLVMAGACVIVVNDKQEVLLQLRQDNGCWGLAGGALEIGETLAETAKRELKEETGLEAEHLELLNVYSGDAFYYKYPHGDEVYNVISAFLCTAYTGEVVRDPLEVAELRFFAMDQLPENLNPPEQPILMEYVEKQQAIAHHVSI; from the coding sequence TTGGGATATATCACAGAATTACGTAAACTGGTCGGGACACGACCACTCGTCATGGCAGGAGCATGCGTCATCGTCGTAAACGACAAACAAGAGGTCTTGTTGCAACTGAGGCAAGATAACGGATGCTGGGGACTCGCTGGTGGCGCGCTTGAGATTGGGGAGACGCTTGCTGAAACAGCAAAACGAGAGTTAAAAGAAGAGACGGGACTTGAAGCGGAGCACCTCGAATTGTTGAACGTCTATTCCGGTGACGCTTTTTACTACAAGTATCCGCACGGAGACGAGGTCTATAACGTCATCTCAGCTTTCCTCTGTACCGCCTATACAGGAGAAGTCGTTCGGGATCCACTAGAAGTCGCAGAGTTACGCTTCTTCGCCATGGATCAGTTACCAGAAAACCTTAATCCACCGGAACAGCCAATTTTGATGGAGTATGTCGAAAAACAGCAAGCAATAGCGCATCACGTTTCCATCTGA
- a CDS encoding LacI family DNA-binding transcriptional regulator, whose protein sequence is MANISDIAKQAGVSKSTVSRVLNGHPHVSKEKRRTILEVMERLHYSPNGNAINLSRGKTHTIGVLVPRVGHPFFHQLVDGIGQVCTEQNHTLLVIQTQNNPVREEASIQQLRDKRIDGLIIGAISQPQLLETMRSFGPVVACEDHQDIVPSIYLDHEKAMTMLLQHVEERGARTVGLCIGNPDSGVGRIRQGTFDQYLKTSTLSHKNEWYADRCYSFEDGQELAGQLLTADLPDAMIVGNDEVAAGLIHQFRQHGIRIPEDIAITGFDDVPIARALEITTIRQPVVMLGRLAAEQLLNEALKHSEGTFSLLEPFLMIRQTT, encoded by the coding sequence ATGGCGAACATCTCGGATATCGCTAAACAAGCGGGCGTCTCGAAGTCGACGGTATCTCGTGTCTTAAACGGTCATCCGCACGTATCAAAAGAGAAACGGCGTACAATCTTAGAGGTGATGGAACGACTCCACTATAGTCCGAACGGAAATGCGATCAACCTGTCACGAGGTAAGACACATACGATCGGAGTTCTTGTTCCGCGGGTGGGTCATCCGTTTTTTCATCAATTAGTTGATGGAATCGGTCAGGTTTGTACGGAACAAAATCATACACTGCTTGTCATCCAAACGCAAAACAATCCAGTAAGAGAAGAAGCGAGTATTCAACAACTGCGCGATAAGCGGATTGACGGGCTGATCATCGGAGCAATCAGTCAGCCGCAGTTACTTGAGACGATGCGTTCGTTCGGGCCGGTCGTTGCCTGCGAAGATCATCAGGATATCGTGCCGTCGATCTATTTGGATCACGAGAAAGCGATGACGATGTTGTTACAACATGTCGAAGAACGAGGCGCTAGAACAGTTGGACTTTGCATTGGAAATCCAGATAGCGGAGTCGGACGAATCAGACAGGGAACGTTCGATCAATATCTCAAGACGTCTACTCTTAGTCATAAAAATGAGTGGTACGCTGATCGCTGCTATTCTTTCGAGGACGGACAAGAATTAGCGGGTCAACTTCTAACGGCAGACTTACCAGACGCAATGATTGTCGGGAATGATGAAGTCGCAGCAGGTCTCATCCATCAATTTCGGCAACATGGGATTCGAATACCTGAGGACATCGCCATTACGGGATTTGATGATGTACCGATTGCCAGAGCGCTTGAAATAACGACGATTCGACAACCGGTTGTCATGCTTGGCAGACTGGCAGCAGAACAGTTATTGAATGAAGCGCTGAAGCATAGTGAAGGTACTTTTTCTTTACTGGAACCATTTTTGATGATTCGACAAACGACATAA
- a CDS encoding GNAT family N-acetyltransferase, whose amino-acid sequence MDIQLKTASREDATNLHTIQLKAFSETLERYQDHATNPANESIDRVIHRITHPSSTFHQIIVDDVVVGGICVVTKAPSRYAISPMFLDPARQGEGIAQRALQLVEAAYPTATTWELRTIREETRNCYFYEKMGYRLTGVSQPLNERATLVSYQKTVSQ is encoded by the coding sequence TTGGACATTCAATTAAAGACAGCGTCACGTGAAGACGCTACAAACCTTCATACGATTCAACTCAAGGCATTTTCAGAGACGCTCGAACGATACCAAGATCATGCGACGAATCCGGCGAACGAATCGATTGATCGTGTCATTCACCGGATCACGCATCCAAGCAGTACGTTCCATCAAATCATTGTCGACGATGTCGTCGTCGGCGGGATTTGTGTCGTTACGAAAGCCCCGAGTCGCTACGCGATCAGTCCGATGTTCTTAGATCCAGCCCGTCAAGGTGAAGGGATCGCACAACGCGCATTACAGCTCGTTGAAGCAGCGTATCCGACTGCAACGACATGGGAGCTGCGGACGATTCGCGAAGAGACGCGCAATTGTTATTTCTATGAGAAGATGGGTTACCGATTGACCGGTGTCAGTCAACCGCTCAATGAACGAGCGACACTTGTTTCTTATCAAAAAACTGTGTCTCAGTGA
- a CDS encoding SMI1/KNR4 family protein yields the protein MIALEALKGRLVDGLLEVQKEEGYVARERFIFHSGATDEQLALLPDWTTDDYKTFLRQHNGAKLFQHETLSYNDGFELFSIEDCLTYSEIWECPENFLAIGVGPDGEWIVYEMNRPAGNRIWSGEFLIFEEWEEDAMPFGFERWLDYLIVAQGTQFWDWFR from the coding sequence ATGATTGCATTAGAAGCATTAAAAGGTCGACTCGTCGACGGATTATTAGAGGTTCAAAAAGAAGAAGGATATGTTGCCCGGGAGCGCTTTATCTTCCATTCCGGAGCAACGGACGAACAGCTCGCGCTGTTACCTGACTGGACGACAGACGATTACAAGACGTTCTTACGTCAACACAACGGCGCGAAGCTCTTTCAGCACGAAACGTTATCGTATAACGATGGATTCGAACTCTTTTCGATCGAAGATTGCCTGACGTATAGCGAAATTTGGGAATGTCCCGAAAACTTCTTAGCGATCGGCGTAGGACCGGACGGGGAGTGGATCGTCTACGAGATGAATCGTCCGGCAGGAAATCGAATCTGGAGTGGGGAATTTCTTATTTTCGAGGAGTGGGAAGAAGACGCGATGCCGTTCGGATTTGAGCGATGGCTTGATTACTTAATCGTCGCGCAAGGTACACAATTTTGGGATTGGTTCCGTTAA
- a CDS encoding DUF2188 domain-containing protein, translating into MKREQHVTPHPKGGYQVKAAGATRATKRFATQKEAIAEGRRIAKSQKTELVIHNKEGQIREKDSYGHDPFPPRG; encoded by the coding sequence ATGAAACGAGAGCAACATGTTACGCCACATCCTAAAGGTGGCTATCAAGTAAAAGCTGCCGGTGCGACTCGAGCGACCAAGCGATTCGCTACACAGAAAGAAGCGATTGCAGAAGGGCGTCGGATTGCGAAAAGTCAGAAGACGGAGCTCGTCATTCATAACAAAGAAGGGCAGATTCGAGAAAAAGATTCCTACGGACATGATCCATTTCCACCACGAGGTTGA
- a CDS encoding glyoxalase → MNISKTTLVTHHLQAMKNFYIDQIGFPLVSKTNESFTMQIGTDQLTYRQTDDVDTQYHMAFNIPENVFQEGKAWLEARAPLLIEDGQDEIYFDFTDSHSCYFYDPDENVLELIARHQINPTKEDQTFDVSDILGIGEMSLTVKDVLAVGEQLADIGVLERRERPLNGASLNFLGPVADGTHILLVPEGRTWLFSPKTAKVSPIEMELDGRHRVRLDSNGVWHQSAVSS, encoded by the coding sequence ATGAACATTTCAAAAACCACTCTTGTAACACATCATCTACAGGCGATGAAAAACTTTTACATAGATCAGATCGGGTTCCCGCTCGTCTCGAAAACAAACGAATCCTTTACGATGCAAATCGGCACGGATCAACTGACGTATCGGCAGACGGATGATGTCGATACGCAATACCATATGGCGTTCAACATTCCGGAGAATGTCTTCCAAGAAGGAAAAGCGTGGCTTGAAGCGCGGGCACCGCTCTTGATTGAAGACGGACAGGATGAGATTTATTTTGACTTCACGGACTCGCATTCCTGCTACTTTTATGATCCAGATGAGAACGTACTCGAACTGATTGCGCGGCATCAAATCAATCCGACGAAAGAAGATCAAACGTTTGATGTATCGGATATCCTCGGGATTGGTGAGATGAGTCTGACGGTGAAAGATGTGCTTGCTGTTGGTGAACAATTGGCTGACATCGGTGTTCTCGAGCGTCGCGAACGTCCACTTAACGGCGCATCACTCAACTTCCTCGGACCGGTCGCGGATGGCACGCATATCTTGCTCGTTCCAGAAGGACGGACGTGGTTGTTCTCACCGAAGACAGCGAAAGTCAGTCCAATCGAGATGGAACTCGATGGGCGACACCGTGTTCGGCTTGACTCAAATGGTGTATGGCACCAAAGTGCAGTATCTTCGTAA
- a CDS encoding DUF2975 domain-containing protein, translating into MNHFVWQIRYLRFIVFGIIFSLFGLAGLGIPLVWHGIMNNLLLERPGYSVLLTAYLIFIPTLLILFHALRILRYISMVPPAFPLITASIQSMKLSFYIVTILTTCLFPVFFYIGQVDDAPGLIIIGMGLILAPLTIGTLLACIQQLLLRYVLPMKS; encoded by the coding sequence GTGAATCATTTCGTCTGGCAAATCCGGTATTTACGGTTTATCGTCTTCGGTATCATCTTCAGTTTATTCGGTTTAGCTGGTCTTGGTATCCCACTTGTCTGGCATGGTATCATGAATAACTTGTTACTTGAACGACCTGGCTACAGTGTTCTATTGACCGCATACCTCATCTTCATCCCGACTCTATTGATTTTGTTCCATGCGCTCCGCATTCTCCGATATATATCGATGGTTCCTCCGGCTTTTCCGCTCATCACCGCTTCCATTCAATCGATGAAACTGTCGTTTTATATCGTTACAATTCTTACGACATGTCTGTTCCCTGTCTTTTTTTATATTGGTCAAGTGGACGACGCACCCGGTCTAATCATCATTGGTATGGGTTTGATTCTTGCTCCGCTGACAATTGGAACACTACTTGCTTGTATCCAGCAGTTGTTATTACGCTATGTGTTGCCGATGAAATCCTAA
- a CDS encoding Cof-type HAD-IIB family hydrolase has translation MRWFAIDLDGTLLNKKHQISEANRTAIKRRQDQGDVVVIVTGRAAFDAQRILDQHGLDCPVIGANGAEIKIVNPKRHFLNRSSSRTIWEIVRSTNVFIHIYLQDRILLPRYSLAGLQGGGSAFQEAIQAQVTQQGVETVDVITVDQLDIIKFMFVSADQLQLAQLEQQLLQVQSCSVTRSGAFNLEVMASGVTKGSAVQDITRTCGIALEDVVAIGDNQNDLPMFEVAGTSIAMGNAEASVKKGATYVTCYHDEDGVAEALNNLEQWERNKEEQHGEHLGYR, from the coding sequence ATGCGATGGTTTGCGATTGATTTAGATGGAACGTTATTGAACAAGAAACATCAGATTTCAGAGGCAAATCGGACAGCGATCAAAAGACGTCAAGACCAAGGAGATGTCGTCGTCATCGTCACTGGACGAGCCGCCTTTGATGCGCAACGAATACTCGACCAACATGGACTCGATTGTCCGGTCATTGGTGCGAATGGGGCAGAGATCAAGATTGTAAATCCCAAGCGGCACTTTTTGAATCGTTCCAGTAGTCGAACGATTTGGGAGATCGTACGATCTACAAACGTATTCATACATATTTATCTACAGGATCGAATCTTGTTACCTCGATATTCGCTTGCTGGACTTCAAGGGGGAGGAAGCGCATTTCAAGAAGCGATTCAAGCACAAGTGACACAACAGGGAGTTGAGACAGTCGACGTTATCACCGTCGATCAACTTGATATCATCAAATTCATGTTCGTCTCAGCTGATCAATTGCAATTAGCGCAGCTCGAACAGCAGCTCCTTCAGGTGCAGTCGTGTTCTGTGACACGTTCAGGTGCATTCAATCTAGAAGTCATGGCGAGTGGAGTAACGAAAGGGAGTGCTGTTCAAGACATCACGAGAACATGTGGGATTGCACTCGAGGACGTCGTTGCAATCGGTGACAATCAAAATGATTTACCGATGTTCGAAGTGGCGGGAACATCGATCGCGATGGGGAACGCTGAAGCGTCTGTCAAAAAAGGAGCGACATACGTCACGTGTTACCATGATGAGGATGGTGTGGCTGAGGCATTGAACAACTTGGAACAATGGGAACGGAACAAGGAGGAGCAGCATGGCGAACATCTCGGATATCGCTAA
- a CDS encoding GNAT family N-acetyltransferase, giving the protein MLHTFPTLKTNRLVLREVLAKDAASVLAYLSDEQVVKQMGLAPFQSEADALEEIDWYASIRRDGTGIRFGISLPETDVIIGSCGFLNQSERHQRAELGFELNPAYQGQGIAKEAALAVIEYGFKELSLNRIEALVLPANIASQRLLERIGFKREGLLRQYEKTRDQFDDLYMYSILRSDWSV; this is encoded by the coding sequence ATGTTACATACCTTCCCAACGCTTAAAACGAATCGTCTCGTCTTACGTGAAGTGTTAGCAAAAGACGCGGCGAGCGTCTTAGCTTACTTATCGGACGAACAGGTCGTCAAACAGATGGGGCTTGCTCCGTTCCAGTCGGAAGCAGACGCCCTCGAAGAGATTGACTGGTACGCCTCGATTCGTCGTGACGGTACGGGAATCCGTTTTGGGATTTCGTTACCGGAAACGGACGTGATCATCGGGAGCTGCGGTTTCTTGAATCAATCCGAACGCCATCAACGGGCAGAACTCGGATTCGAGTTGAACCCTGCCTATCAGGGACAAGGCATCGCGAAGGAAGCAGCACTTGCGGTCATCGAATACGGCTTTAAGGAACTTTCGCTTAACCGAATCGAAGCACTTGTCTTACCGGCAAACATCGCTTCGCAACGATTACTTGAACGGATTGGTTTTAAGCGTGAAGGATTGCTCCGACAATATGAGAAAACGCGTGATCAGTTTGATGATTTGTATATGTATTCGATACTACGGAGTGACTGGTCTGTCTAA
- a CDS encoding helix-turn-helix transcriptional regulator — protein MNVRNHIKERRLAAKLSQQELADRCQVSRQTINAIENNKYDPTLQLAFNIAKVLRTQVDHLFIAEQEESDV, from the coding sequence ATGAACGTGAGAAACCACATCAAGGAACGACGTCTAGCGGCAAAACTATCGCAACAAGAACTGGCTGACCGCTGTCAGGTCAGTCGACAAACGATCAATGCGATTGAAAACAACAAGTATGATCCGACTTTGCAATTAGCATTTAATATCGCCAAAGTCTTACGGACACAAGTCGATCATCTATTTATCGCAGAACAGGAGGAATCAGATGTCTAA
- the ileS gene encoding isoleucine--tRNA ligase gives MTSQSQAETVQQREERVRNNWKQDQVFARSIEQRTEAEFVFYEGPPTANGLPHVGHALGRTVKDAVARYKTMQGFRVERKAGWDTHGLPVELGVEKQLGISGKQAIEEYGVEAFIARCKESVFSYETQWRSFTEKLGYWVDMDDPYVTMEDDYIESVWHILGTIHDKGWLTKGHRVSPYCPSCQTSLSSHEVAQGYQDVTDLSATVQLPVVGTEETYLLAWTTTPWTLPANVAVAVHPELTYVTVAFEGKRFVVAKALVAELFSESVEVVSEQLGAELVGLRYEPPFDFVTPENGHTVVSASFVQATSGTGLVHLAPAYGEEDYRVVRENGLSFVNVVDAAGCYTADVPPLAGRLVKESDVAIIQLLAERGRLFAKERYTHSYPHCWRCDAPLLYYAQDNWFIETTAVKEQLLANNASVTWYPDHVKEGRFGKFLEQLVDWNISRNRYWGTPLNVWECDTCDTTFVPKSKADLLRRTTATTESVELHKPYVDALAVSCPTCQGVMHRTPEVIDVWFDSGAMPFAQQHYPSRTQTLNRYPADVVIEGIDQTRGWFYSLQAISTLFTGQSAYKRVLALGHVLDENGQKMSKSRGNALDPVALIDAYGADSLRWALLVDSSPWSAKRFTERIVQEAKSKLVDTLDHAVQFYLTYAELDGFDGSRPQKRTRLDEWLLSRVHQTTHDVTVAMDDYQLTQATRSLAQLVDEISNWYIRRSRERFWQADWSEEKQAAYTTLHFALSTTARLLAPFTPYLADDVYKRLTGMSVHLADYPVADSTLIQPTLEYEMTQVVTVVELGRQVRNTHALKVKQPLASLSVQSSDTLSWSDYVALIKEELNVKDVQFLSTTGETTQFRLKLNFREAGAKFAQQANAIHQWLQQLPEQETMHLLETGSVSYQTALGHEVEVSLTDVIVEPIVKTGFAAATESGLTVTLDTRITEALEQERWMRELVRYIKSERKAHDLSRDARIDLVLSVDATFQPIVETFEPLLFKHLALSSVRTEPLQGAGDIQLGGHDVGVSFSPMKEYC, from the coding sequence ATGACGTCACAAAGCCAAGCAGAAACCGTACAACAACGCGAGGAGCGTGTTCGAAACAACTGGAAGCAAGACCAGGTCTTCGCACGATCGATTGAACAACGCACGGAAGCGGAATTCGTATTTTACGAAGGACCGCCGACCGCGAACGGCTTACCGCACGTCGGGCATGCACTCGGACGAACCGTCAAAGATGCGGTCGCCCGCTACAAGACGATGCAAGGGTTCAGGGTTGAACGAAAAGCTGGCTGGGATACACATGGACTACCGGTCGAACTCGGTGTCGAAAAGCAACTCGGGATCTCCGGAAAACAAGCGATCGAAGAATACGGTGTCGAAGCATTCATCGCACGCTGTAAGGAAAGCGTCTTTTCCTACGAAACACAGTGGCGCTCCTTTACAGAAAAACTCGGCTACTGGGTCGACATGGATGATCCTTACGTGACGATGGAGGATGATTATATCGAGAGTGTCTGGCATATCCTCGGAACGATCCATGATAAAGGCTGGTTGACGAAAGGACACCGCGTGTCACCTTATTGTCCGAGCTGTCAGACGTCGCTCAGTTCGCATGAAGTCGCACAAGGCTACCAGGACGTGACGGACTTGTCAGCGACGGTTCAACTACCCGTCGTCGGCACAGAGGAGACGTATTTACTCGCTTGGACGACGACACCATGGACACTACCAGCTAACGTCGCGGTTGCCGTCCATCCGGAATTGACCTACGTCACCGTAGCGTTTGAAGGAAAACGTTTCGTCGTCGCAAAAGCGTTGGTCGCTGAACTGTTCTCAGAATCCGTCGAGGTCGTATCCGAACAGCTCGGTGCGGAACTCGTCGGCTTGCGGTATGAACCACCGTTTGATTTCGTGACACCCGAGAACGGTCACACGGTCGTCAGTGCATCCTTCGTCCAAGCGACAAGCGGAACCGGACTTGTCCATCTTGCTCCGGCATACGGGGAAGAGGATTACCGAGTCGTCCGTGAAAACGGACTGTCGTTCGTCAACGTCGTCGATGCTGCTGGTTGTTACACGGCGGATGTCCCACCACTTGCTGGACGATTGGTCAAAGAATCAGACGTCGCCATCATCCAACTGCTCGCTGAGCGGGGGCGTTTATTTGCGAAGGAACGCTATACGCACAGCTATCCGCATTGTTGGCGATGCGATGCACCATTACTTTATTACGCACAAGATAACTGGTTCATCGAGACGACGGCTGTTAAGGAACAGCTCCTTGCGAACAACGCGTCTGTGACGTGGTATCCCGATCACGTCAAGGAAGGGCGATTCGGGAAGTTCCTCGAGCAACTCGTCGACTGGAATATCAGTCGCAATCGCTATTGGGGGACACCACTGAACGTCTGGGAATGTGACACGTGTGATACGACGTTCGTTCCGAAAAGTAAAGCGGATTTATTACGCCGGACGACAGCAACGACAGAATCGGTCGAGTTGCATAAACCGTACGTTGACGCATTAGCGGTTTCGTGTCCAACGTGTCAAGGAGTGATGCACCGGACACCAGAAGTGATCGATGTCTGGTTTGATAGCGGAGCGATGCCGTTTGCACAGCAGCACTATCCGTCGCGGACGCAGACGCTTAACCGGTATCCGGCGGATGTCGTCATCGAAGGGATTGATCAGACACGCGGCTGGTTCTATAGTTTGCAGGCAATCTCAACGCTCTTTACCGGACAATCCGCTTATAAACGGGTCCTCGCACTCGGTCATGTCCTCGATGAAAACGGACAGAAGATGTCGAAGAGTCGAGGCAATGCGCTTGATCCGGTGGCCTTGATCGATGCTTATGGTGCCGACAGTCTGCGCTGGGCACTACTCGTCGATAGTAGTCCATGGAGTGCGAAACGGTTTACCGAACGGATCGTCCAGGAAGCGAAATCAAAACTAGTCGATACACTGGATCACGCCGTCCAGTTTTATCTGACGTATGCTGAGCTAGATGGATTTGATGGCTCACGTCCGCAAAAACGGACGCGACTCGACGAATGGCTCCTCTCACGTGTTCATCAGACGACACACGACGTGACGGTTGCGATGGACGATTATCAATTGACTCAAGCAACCCGCAGTCTCGCGCAACTCGTCGATGAGATCAGCAATTGGTACATCCGTCGTTCCCGGGAGCGGTTCTGGCAAGCTGACTGGTCGGAAGAGAAACAAGCTGCGTACACGACGCTTCATTTCGCACTTTCGACGACAGCACGATTGCTCGCCCCATTCACGCCATATCTTGCAGATGATGTCTACAAGCGATTGACGGGAATGAGCGTGCACTTAGCGGATTATCCGGTGGCAGACTCGACGTTGATCCAACCTACTCTGGAATACGAGATGACACAGGTCGTCACTGTTGTTGAGCTAGGACGACAAGTGCGAAATACACATGCCTTAAAGGTCAAACAACCGCTTGCTAGCCTAAGTGTCCAATCGAGCGATACCTTATCGTGGTCGGACTATGTGGCACTCATCAAAGAAGAGCTGAATGTAAAAGACGTACAGTTCTTATCAACGACTGGTGAGACGACGCAGTTCCGCCTTAAACTGAATTTCCGCGAAGCCGGAGCAAAATTTGCGCAACAGGCGAATGCGATCCATCAATGGTTACAACAACTGCCAGAGCAGGAGACGATGCACTTGCTAGAAACGGGCAGCGTATCGTATCAGACAGCACTTGGACATGAAGTAGAAGTAAGTCTGACCGATGTCATCGTCGAACCGATCGTTAAGACAGGATTTGCTGCCGCAACGGAAAGTGGACTTACCGTGACGCTCGATACCCGAATCACGGAAGCTCTGGAGCAGGAACGCTGGATGCGGGAGCTCGTCCGCTATATCAAGTCTGAACGGAAGGCACATGATTTATCGCGTGACGCACGAATCGATCTCGTCTTGTCGGTCGATGCGACGTTCCAACCGATCGTCGAGACGTTTGAGCCTTTGTTATTCAAACATCTCGCCTTATCCTCCGTGCGAACAGAACCGCTACAGGGAGCAGGGGATATCCAGTTAGGTGGACACGATGTCGGTGTCTCGTTCTCACCGATGAAAGAATATTGTTAA